A window of Rhodothermales bacterium genomic DNA:
CTGGTCGGTGAAATCCTGGGCGCATCGGCCTCCATCGACCACAACATGTACACGCACGGCGGTTTGTTGTACCAGGCGAACTATGCCAGCGGACTGGTCATCCTGGACCTGAACGCGACATCCACCCTTTCTCCGCAGAGCATCTCACAGGTGGCCTCATTCGATGTGTACCCGGGTGACGACGGTACGGCATTCGTTGGGGCATGGAGCGTCTACCCGTACTTCGACAGCGGCGTGGTCCTGGTTTCGGGGATCGAAAGTGGACTCTACGTGCTGAAGCTCTCGAGCAACACGTCTACGGCCGTCGCGCCCCGTCCGGACACGCGTCCAATTCGTCCGGGAGATGTCCGCCTGCAGGTCTATCCGAATCCATCCCAGGATGGGGTCACCGTGTCGTTCGAAACGAACGGAACCGGCCCGGTCCGCGTCGATCTGTATGACGGGCTTGGCCGCCGCGTCCGCCACATCCATGACGGCGTGGGAGGCACCAATGGCCCGACGACGGTCCGTATCCTGACCGACGGTCTGCCGGGCGGTATCTACTTCGTTCGCGCCCTGTCCGCCGGGAAGGTGGTCTCGACGCCACTCGTTGTAGCCCGGTAAGCCAGGAGGAAGAGAACGGCCAGGACGAGATCAATGAGCACCGGTGGCAACATGTCGGCGGTGACGCGGCCACCCGCAATCATGTACAGCACAGGCACGCCGAACAACAGCTTTTCGGCGATGGCGGGCAGCATCATGGGCCGGAAGCGGAAGACGTCCCATGAAATCAGGAGGAACGCCAGCTGCCAGGCCAAGGCGACACCGACAAAGCCGTAGTACTGCTCGGGTCGGTTCGTGACCGGTTGCATGTATTCGGCCAGCGCCGATTCGAACAGGTAGAGCGGTAGCAGGGTGACCAGGCCGTAGATTCCGGCCCAGAAGAACACCCGTCGGGCGAATTGGGGCGACATGGAGGTCAGGGGTCAGGGGTCGGGGTGATTTATTCCGTTCGCAGCGAGTCGGCCGGATTGGCCAGGGCGGCGCGGATGGATTGATAACTGACGGTCAGCCAGGCAATCGCGAGGGTTGCCAGGCCGGCCATCACCAGGAGTCCCACACCCAGGTCGGTGTGATACTCGAATTCATCGAGCCACTTGTTCATGACAAGATACGCCACGGGCGCGGCCACCAGAAACGCGCCGCCTACCAGGATGAGGTAGTCGCGGGACAGCAACCCCACGATTCCGGGTACCGATGCGCCGAGCACTTTCCGTACCCCGATTTCCTTGGTCCGCCGCTCGGCAGTATAGGAGGCCAGGCCGAAGAGGCCCAGACACGCTATGAAAATGGCGACGAAGGCGAACACGTTGGACAGGGAGCCCAGTACGGCCTCGCTCCGGTACATCTCGTCGAACTGCTCGTCCAGGAAACGGGCCGTGAAGGCATATTCGGGGTTGAACTGCTTGTAGACGTCGGTCAGCCCGGCCATGGCTTCCTTGGTGCGTGCGCCATCCATCCGGACGAACAGGATGCTCGTGTTGTCGGGCTGCAGGCGGAAGATGACCGGCGTGATGGGCCTGTACATCGAACTCAGATGGAAGTCTTCCATGACGCCCACAATGGTCCCCGGCGTTCCCCAGAACGAAATCTGCTGCCCGACCGGATCGTCCATGCCCATGGCTTCGGCCGCCTGCCAGTTCACCAGGTAATTGGTGGAATCCGATGCGAAATCGCGGGAAAACGACCGCCCGGCGGCCATCCCGATGCCCATGGTTTCCACGAAATCGTGGCCTACGGCAGCGTTCCAGAACAGGGTGTTGTCGTCCGGATCCTTCCCGTCCCATTCAACGCCGATGGTGTCGTTGCCGATCTGCAACGGGTTGTTGTTGGCGGTGGTAACGCCGGTAACGCCCTCGACCTGCATCAATTGGTTGCGGAAGGCCTCGTACTGGTTGGCAATGCCGCCCTCAAGCCGCACCATGGCTACGTTCTCACGGTTCATGCCGAGGTCCTTGGTCCGGATGAATTCCAATTGGCGGTACACGGTCAACGTGCCGACAATCAGGACAATTGACATGGCGAACTGCGCCACGACCAGCGCTTTCCGGAGCCCGGAGCCTTTGCCCGCCGATCCCGAGCGTTTGTCGAATACGCCCACGACGGAGAAGGAGGACAGGTACAGCGCCGGGTACGAGCCGGCGAGCAGACCCGTTACCAGGGCAAGACCCGCAAAAAGCGCCCAAAGGGCCGGGTCCAGCGTACCCAGGGTGACGGATTTCTGCGTAAGGGAGTTGAACGCGGGCAGCAGGACCATGACGAGACCGGCGGCCAACACGAAGGCAATCATGGCCTTCAGCAGCGACTCCCCGATGAACTGGAACGCCAGGGACTTCCGCGTCGCGCCCACGGTCTTGCGGACCCCGATTTCCCGGGCCCGCTGCGAACTGCGGGCGGTGGCCAGGTTCATGAAGTTGATGCTGGCAATCAGGATGATGAGCAGCGCGACGATCCCGAACATGCGGACATACTCAATCCGGCCACCAACCAGCACGCCGTTCTCGAAATCCCCGTGCAGGTACCGGTCGGCGAACGGGTAAAGGAAAACGTCCGATTCGTAGGAGTCATTGTGCTGGTCGATGATGTCCTTTATCCGGGCGTTGAAAGCGGCAACATCGGCACCGGGGACCAGGGTCGCATTCAGGCGGAGGCCATTGTTGTTCCAGGCCTCCACCCATTCGTTCCGTCGGATGTATTCCTCAATGGGGATGATGTATTCGAACTGAAGTGAGGATGCGGCAGGCACGTTCTCGAACACACCGGTGACCGTAAGATCTGTCCGATTGTCCAGCCGGATGGTGGAGCCCACGACGTCATTCCGATTCCGCCAATCGGTGCCGAAAAACCGTTCCGTCGCCGATTCGGACAGTACGATGGACTCCGGGACCTCCAGGACCGTGGCCGGATCGCCCACCACCAGAGGGAAGCTGAACATGCGGAAAAAGTCGACGCCCGCCCAGTGACCGTCCAGCCGGTAGACGTCGTTCCCGCGTGCCAGCATGGAGGTCATTTCCCATGAAATGAGGGCAGAATACTCGATTTCGGCCCAGTCACTCCGGAGCGCATCGTCCAGCGGTTTCGGCATGGATGGGGTCGTACCCCGCTGACCGCCGAAGGTGGAATGCCGCATGACCGAATACAACCGGTCCGAGTTCTCGTGGAACTGATCCACCTGCAACTCATCGTGCATCCAGATGAAAATCATGAACGCGCAGGCAAACCCGACGGCAAGACCCAGAATGTTCAGTGCAGAATAGCCCTTGTGGCGCATGATGTTGCGCAGGGCAATGGTAAAGAAATTGCGGAGCATCGATGTGCGGCGGTGTCGCGGATGAGGACGAGTTGCCTATTCGACACGGAAAAGCCGGAAAAGGGTTGCACGGAATGCCCTTTCCGTCAAAAAATGGAGAGTCCCGACTTCGTCGTCAGCAACTCCAGTGCCATCGTTCCGGCCACCGAATTGCCCTTGGGACTGAGGCCGGGCGACCACACGGCCGCTACGAACTCACCGGGCATGACCGCGACAACACCACCTCCGACCCCGCTTTTCGCCGGCAACCCGACCCGATAGGCATAGTCGCCGGCTTCGTCATACACACCACAGGTCAACATCACCGCATTTACGCGCTTGGTTTGCTGTCGGGTTGCCATTCGTTTTCCCTGCGGGGTCAAACCTTCCGACGCCAGATAGTACATGGCAGCCGCCAGCTCCTCACAGTTCATGCTCAGGGAGCACAGACGGAAATAGGCGTCGAGCACATCGTCGGGATCGTTTTGCAGATTGTCAAAGGACTTCAGGAAGTGGGCCAGGGCGCGGTTTCGGTAGCCGGCCCTGCTCTCCTCTCGGGCGACCTCGACGTCGTATCCTACATCCGCTCCGGTATTCGACCGCACGAAATCCAGAATGAGGTCCTCCGCATCGGTGGCGTGCGCAAGGACGGCATCGAGAACGACCAGCGCTCCGGCATTGATGAATGGATTCCGGGGAATACCCCGTTCCAGTTCCAATTGAACCAGTGAGTTGAATGAATTCCCCGACGGCTCCCGGCCCACTCGCTTCCAGACGGAATCCCCTTCGCGCTCAATGGCCACGGACAGGTTGAAGACCTTGGCAATACTCTGGATGGAGAATCGTCGCGTGGCATTGCCGACGCTGAACTGGCGGCCGTCCAGCGTCCGGACCGTCATTCCGAACTGTTCGAGCGGGACCGCAGCAAGCGGGGCGATGTAATCAGCCACGCGGCCGACCGACAGCAACGGACGGACTTCTTCTTCAATCTCGTGCAGGATTCCTTTATAATCGGGCGTGCTTTGCATTATTCGGCGTGCGCAAGAAGGATGCTCATGCAGGTCAGTCCGGCCTCAGCCTTGAGGAATTCGGAAATGTCCGTGGACATCACGCGGTACCCCCGGGCGTCCAATCGTTCGCGCGTTTCTGTGAATCCCGCGTGCATACAAATGGCCTGGCCCACCCGCAGGACGTTGGCGGCAAACGGCTCCGCGGTCGGTACGTGGATGCATTGGAAATCCCGGAAACAGGCGGCATCGACCCAGTCAGGGTTGATCAGCACGGTGCCATCGTCGACTGCGGTCACGCCCGTTTTCAGGTGAAGGCATCCGGTCACCGCCACGGGCACAATGGTGTAGCCGAATGGCGCAACGACCGCTTCCAAAGCCTTCAGTCCTGCTGTGTCGGTGCGGGACCCCTGGCCGACAAACAACGTGCGGTCCACCCGAAGCACATCGCCTCCTTCAAGTTTACCGGGGCCGGCGAGTCGGTGGACCGGTCGAAAAGCCTTCAGCGCGTGTTCAATGGCGGTCGTTTCCGGTCGACGCGATGCCGTTCCCATGGGGGTCACGACCGCCACTTCGTCCAGGACGACCGCGGTGTCTTCGACGAAGACACCGTCGGGAAACGCCTCATTGCCCTGCACCTGGACCACGCGCGCGCCGCATTCCCGGAGCAGGGTGCAGTAGGCCGTGTGCTGCGCCTCGGCACGTCGTTGGTCAATGCGTTGCACCGGCAGGAAGGTCAACTCGCATCCATCCAATCGGGGCGATGGAGCGTGGGTCAGCGCAATCAATGAACGGGCATCCGTGTGCGGAGTGGTTGTTACGTGGACGGATTGCACCATGAGTTCATATGGGCGATGTTACTTTGCATCAACATCAATAAACCAATAAACGGTAATCCCATGAAACGCCACGCATCGGCCGTCTGGAAAGGCGGCATCAAGGACGGAAAAGGAACCATTTCAACAGAAACCGGCGTCCTTTCGGACACGCAGTACTCCTTCAGCGCCCGGTTCGAGGACGGCATCGGCACGAATCCCGAGGAACTCATTGCCGCAGCGCACGCCGGCTGCTTTGCGATGGCCCTCTCCGGACAGCTTGGCGCTGCCGACATGACGGCGGAGCAGATTGACGTGAAGGCCACCGTGACCCTGGAAAAAGGAGAAGGCGGATTTGCCATCACGGCCGTCCACCTGGACCTCGAGGCCCGGATTCCCGGCGCCGACCCGGACGCGTTCAACACGGCGGCCAACAATGCCAAGAAGGGCTGTCCCGTCTCGAAAGTCCTGAATGCGGACATTACCCTCGACGCACGGTTGGTCTGATGGCTCGAACCCTTCGCCGCTCGTTGCGCATCCTCACACTGGTCCTGTTCGCCGGATCCACCGCCGGAACCGCTGCCGCCCAGGACGGGCTCGGCTCGCCGCCGGAACTGGCCGCCCTCGTGGAATTCAGTCAGACGCAGAGTGATTTCCGCGTGGCGGTGGACCGGTACGAGGAGGACCGGAGCGCGCTGCTCCGCCGGTATGACGTTCCGCTGTCGCCCGTCCGGCGGGAGCGCATGGACGCCTTCTACGGGGACTGGCTGCAACAGCTCTCCGCGCTGGATTTCAACGCGCTGAACCGCGAAGGGCAGATCGATTACATCCTGCTGCGCAACGAGATGGAGTTTCAGCGGGAACTGCTCCGGCAAGAGGCGGAGACCGTCGCGCGCATGGCACCCCTCATGCCGTACGCTCGCGACCTGGAGCGCCTGCAGGAAGCGCGGCGCGACCGGCTATCCGTGGACGCCCGGGTGACCGCCGACCTGCTGGACCGGGTTGCTGGCGAGATCGAGGCCCTCGTGGCGCATCTGAACAGTGGAGGCGCCGTGGACCCGGCGCCGAAAGCCGTTGACGCGGAGCGGGCCGCGGCCCATGTAGAAACGTTGTCGCGCATCCTTGAATCCTGGAACCGGTATTTCGACGGATACGATCCGCTTTTCACCTGGTGGGTCCCCGAGCCGTATGCACGCGTGCAGGCGGCGCTCGAAGCCCACGCCGCAGCCATCCGGAAGCGGTTCGTGGGCGATGCCGTGAACGGGCCCGTGATCGGTGATCCGATCGGCGAGGAGGGCCTGCGGGCGCATCTGGTGCGGGAGATGATTCCGTATTCGGCCGATGAGCTCATTGCCATTGCCGAGGCGGAATTCGCCTGGATGGAGGACGCGCTCAAGGATGCGTCGCGCCGCATGGGATACGGCGACGACTGGAAGGCCGCCCAGGAGGCCGTGAAGCAGCTTGCCGTCGACCCCGGGGAGAAGCCGGGTGTGGTCCTGGACCTGGAGCGGCAGTCCATCGACTTCATCGAAGCGCGGGACTGGATTACGCTGCCGCCCTTGGCCCACGAGGTCTGGCGCATGGAAATGATGTCGCCCGAACGCCAACGCGTGGCGCCGTTCTTCCTGGGCGGGGAGACCATCCAGATATCGTATCCGACGGACGAGATGACCCATGCCGAGAAACTCATGAGCATGCGGGGCAACAATCCGCACTTCAACCGGGCCACGGTGCATCATGAATTGATTCCGGGACACCATCTGCAGCAGTTCATGACGCGCCGGTTCAACGACCACCGGAGCGCGTTCGGAACGCCGTTCTGGACGGAAGGGTGGGCGCTGTACTGGGAAATGGTGTTGTGGGATGCCGGCTTCCCGCGCGGCCCCGAGGACGAAATCGGCATGCTGTTCTGGCGGATGCATCGGGCGGCGCGCATCATTTTCTCGCTCAGCTTCCACCTGGAGCGCATGACGCCGCAGGAGGCCGTGGACTTTCTGGTGGACCGTGTCGGTCACGAACGTGCCAACGCCGAGGCCGAAGTCCGACGCTCGTTCGCGGGATCGTATCCGCCCCTGTACCAGGTGGCGTACATGATGGGCGGCATCCAATTCCGGGCCCTGCACAAGGAGCTGGTGGACTCCGGACAGATGACGGACCGGGAATTCCACGACGCCATCATGAAGGGGGGCAGCATGCCCGTCGAGATGGTGCGCGCCCGACTCACCGCCGAGCCCCTCACTCCCGACTACACCACGCGCTGGCGCTTCATGGAATGATGTAGTACAGGAGATACGCGACGTAGCCCGCGAGGAAAAGAAACCCCTCGCGGCGCGAAATCACGTATCCGCTGAAGAAGATGGGCAGACAGGCCATCGCCGTGACCACCATAACCGGCAGGTCCACACGGAGGGCGGTCGCCGATACGCCGAGCCCCTCGGCCGCGACCAGGCTGGACACGCCGAGCACGGCCAGGATGTTGAAGATGTTGCTGCCCACGACGTTGCCGACGGCAATGTCCCGCTCGCCCCGGAGGGTCGCCACGATGGACGTGGCCACCTCGGGCAAGGACGTGCCTGCGGCCACGATGGTGAGCCCGATGACGAGTTCATCCACGCCCATCCACTGGGCGACCGTCACGGCTCCCGTCACGAACATTCGGGCGCCGAGCACCAGCATGCCGAGGCCGACGAGGACGAAGAGGGTATTGCGAAGGGGGTGGGCCGGCTCCCGAACGATGTCGTCCATGGGGTCGGACGTGCTCCCCGGGCAGACAGCCGCCGCGGTTTCCGCCCGACCTTTCTGTGCCAGGAACAGGGTGTAGGCTACAAGGGAGGCCACAAACAATGCTCCCTCGAACCTGTCGATGGCCCCG
This region includes:
- a CDS encoding DUF885 family protein, which encodes MARTLRRSLRILTLVLFAGSTAGTAAAQDGLGSPPELAALVEFSQTQSDFRVAVDRYEEDRSALLRRYDVPLSPVRRERMDAFYGDWLQQLSALDFNALNREGQIDYILLRNEMEFQRELLRQEAETVARMAPLMPYARDLERLQEARRDRLSVDARVTADLLDRVAGEIEALVAHLNSGGAVDPAPKAVDAERAAAHVETLSRILESWNRYFDGYDPLFTWWVPEPYARVQAALEAHAAAIRKRFVGDAVNGPVIGDPIGEEGLRAHLVREMIPYSADELIAIAEAEFAWMEDALKDASRRMGYGDDWKAAQEAVKQLAVDPGEKPGVVLDLERQSIDFIEARDWITLPPLAHEVWRMEMMSPERQRVAPFFLGGETIQISYPTDEMTHAEKLMSMRGNNPHFNRATVHHELIPGHHLQQFMTRRFNDHRSAFGTPFWTEGWALYWEMVLWDAGFPRGPEDEIGMLFWRMHRAARIIFSLSFHLERMTPQEAVDFLVDRVGHERANAEAEVRRSFAGSYPPLYQVAYMMGGIQFRALHKELVDSGQMTDREFHDAIMKGGSMPVEMVRARLTAEPLTPDYTTRWRFME
- a CDS encoding OsmC family protein encodes the protein MKRHASAVWKGGIKDGKGTISTETGVLSDTQYSFSARFEDGIGTNPEELIAAAHAGCFAMALSGQLGAADMTAEQIDVKATVTLEKGEGGFAITAVHLDLEARIPGADPDAFNTAANNAKKGCPVSKVLNADITLDARLV
- a CDS encoding arginine deiminase family protein: MVQSVHVTTTPHTDARSLIALTHAPSPRLDGCELTFLPVQRIDQRRAEAQHTAYCTLLRECGARVVQVQGNEAFPDGVFVEDTAVVLDEVAVVTPMGTASRRPETTAIEHALKAFRPVHRLAGPGKLEGGDVLRVDRTLFVGQGSRTDTAGLKALEAVVAPFGYTIVPVAVTGCLHLKTGVTAVDDGTVLINPDWVDAACFRDFQCIHVPTAEPFAANVLRVGQAICMHAGFTETRERLDARGYRVMSTDISEFLKAEAGLTCMSILLAHAE
- a CDS encoding calcium/sodium antiporter; translated protein: MLTALYMILGLGLLVAGAEGLVRGASRLASAMGIPSLIIGLTVVAFGTSAPEMVVSILSSVSGQGDIAVGNVVGSNIFNVLFILGASALVAPLVVSSQLVKLDVPVMIVLSVATLVVAWDGAIDRFEGALFVASLVAYTLFLAQKGRAETAAAVCPGSTSDPMDDIVREPAHPLRNTLFVLVGLGMLVLGARMFVTGAVTVAQWMGVDELVIGLTIVAAGTSLPEVATSIVATLRGERDIAVGNVVGSNIFNILAVLGVSSLVAAEGLGVSATALRVDLPVMVVTAMACLPIFFSGYVISRREGFLFLAGYVAYLLYYIIP
- a CDS encoding ABC transporter permease, translated to MLRNFFTIALRNIMRHKGYSALNILGLAVGFACAFMIFIWMHDELQVDQFHENSDRLYSVMRHSTFGGQRGTTPSMPKPLDDALRSDWAEIEYSALISWEMTSMLARGNDVYRLDGHWAGVDFFRMFSFPLVVGDPATVLEVPESIVLSESATERFFGTDWRNRNDVVGSTIRLDNRTDLTVTGVFENVPAASSLQFEYIIPIEEYIRRNEWVEAWNNNGLRLNATLVPGADVAAFNARIKDIIDQHNDSYESDVFLYPFADRYLHGDFENGVLVGGRIEYVRMFGIVALLIILIASINFMNLATARSSQRAREIGVRKTVGATRKSLAFQFIGESLLKAMIAFVLAAGLVMVLLPAFNSLTQKSVTLGTLDPALWALFAGLALVTGLLAGSYPALYLSSFSVVGVFDKRSGSAGKGSGLRKALVVAQFAMSIVLIVGTLTVYRQLEFIRTKDLGMNRENVAMVRLEGGIANQYEAFRNQLMQVEGVTGVTTANNNPLQIGNDTIGVEWDGKDPDDNTLFWNAAVGHDFVETMGIGMAAGRSFSRDFASDSTNYLVNWQAAEAMGMDDPVGQQISFWGTPGTIVGVMEDFHLSSMYRPITPVIFRLQPDNTSILFVRMDGARTKEAMAGLTDVYKQFNPEYAFTARFLDEQFDEMYRSEAVLGSLSNVFAFVAIFIACLGLFGLASYTAERRTKEIGVRKVLGASVPGIVGLLSRDYLILVGGAFLVAAPVAYLVMNKWLDEFEYHTDLGVGLLVMAGLATLAIAWLTVSYQSIRAALANPADSLRTE
- a CDS encoding glutaminase gives rise to the protein MQSTPDYKGILHEIEEEVRPLLSVGRVADYIAPLAAVPLEQFGMTVRTLDGRQFSVGNATRRFSIQSIAKVFNLSVAIEREGDSVWKRVGREPSGNSFNSLVQLELERGIPRNPFINAGALVVLDAVLAHATDAEDLILDFVRSNTGADVGYDVEVAREESRAGYRNRALAHFLKSFDNLQNDPDDVLDAYFRLCSLSMNCEELAAAMYYLASEGLTPQGKRMATRQQTKRVNAVMLTCGVYDEAGDYAYRVGLPAKSGVGGGVVAVMPGEFVAAVWSPGLSPKGNSVAGTMALELLTTKSGLSIF